One Mytilus edulis unplaced genomic scaffold, xbMytEdul2.2 SCAFFOLD_678, whole genome shotgun sequence genomic window carries:
- the LOC139504871 gene encoding uncharacterized protein, with translation MGKRNKYRNYALEDIKNAVQMVENKSMSIRSASRQYNVPKTTIIHKLNGRSSLQARSGPSPVLFDSEEEMLVHWVIDMAKIGYGQTRQQLLYTVETILNHDGRKTPFKDNLPGKDWLYAFI, from the coding sequence ATGGGGAAACGAAACAAGTACAGAAATTATGCTCTAGAGGATATCAAAAATGCAGTACAAATGGTTGAAAATAAGTCAATGTCAATTCGATCCGCATCACGACAATACAATGTACCAAAAACTACTATTATACACAAACTTAATGGTAGATCTAGTCTTCAAGCAAGATCAGGACCTAGTCCGGTATTATTTGATAGTGAGGAAGAAATGCTAGTCCACTGGGTCATAGATATGGCAAAAATCGGCTATGGCCAAACAAGACAGCAACTTCTGTATACGGTGGAGACAATTTTGAATCATGACGGTAGGAAAACCCCATTTAAAGATAATTTGCCGGGTAAGGATTGGTTATATGCTTTCATATGA